A stretch of Episyrphus balteatus chromosome 2, idEpiBalt1.1, whole genome shotgun sequence DNA encodes these proteins:
- the LOC129909720 gene encoding 3-phosphoinositide-dependent protein kinase B-like: MLDGFKVCIGICHLSSQLVQYCNLNYIETINRNRNRNRNRNRNRNRNRNRNRNRNRNRNRNRNRNRNLNRNRNRNRSRSRNRNRNRNRNRNRNRNRNRNRNRNRNRNRNRNRNRNRYRYRYFIVIVILLLHRLASSSASSSSSASPSSSASSSSSASPSSSALKSSQESSSKHSSKSSSDSPYIRHQLQPSYI, from the exons ATGCTAGATGGCTTCAAAGTTTGTATTGGTATTTGTCATTTAAGCAGTCAACTAGTGCAGTACTGTAATCTAAATTACATCGAAACGAT TAATCGTAATCGTAATCGTAATCGTAATCGTAATCGTAATCGTAATCGTAATCGTAATCGTAATCGTAATCGTAATCGTAATCGTAATCGTAATCGTAATCGTAATCGTAATCTTAATCGTAATCGTAATCGTAATCGGAGTCGTAGTCGTAATCGTAATCGTAATCGTAATCGTAATCGTAATCGTAATCGTAATCGTAATCGTAATCGTAATCGTAATCGTAATCGTAATCGTAATCGTAATCGTAATCGTAATCGTTATCGTTATCGTTATTTTATCGTTATCGTGATC CTTCTTCTTCATCGTCTtgcatcatcatcagcatcttCGTCGTCATCAGCTTctccatcatcatcagcatcttCGTCGTCATCAGCTTctccatcatcatcagcatTAAAGTCATCACAAGAGTCCTCATCAAAGCATTCATCAAAGTCGTCATCAGATTCACCATATATACGTCATCAGTTGCAGCCATCATACATTTGA